The nucleotide window ttgtctgggtctgtcacatatccctcccccctgctcaacaccaaggggttgggcagcttgggacaccagacagtgcacacgtgacaagccatcggcattaccgtgatggctccctgctctgtgttgcacacggaactggaaaggttggagggataagaaccacctggtcaccctagtgttcttctccttgttccgttgcatccattgaagaggggcatggtcggtcacgaggacaaatctgcgcccgagcaggtagtagcgcaacgtttccatggcccattttacagcgaggtactctctctccaccacagcatatttttgttccctcggaaggagtttcctactgaggtagagaactggatgttcctcttccccaaccatctgtgatagaacggcccctaaccctacttccgatgcatccgtctgcaggataaattccttggtaaaatctggggctatcagtacggggttactgcagagggcagtctgtaggtctgtgaacgctctctctgctccgtcagaccatctcaccagatcaggtctgtgggctttcagtaggtctgtcagggggcttgcccttgtggcaaagttggggctaaatcgtcggtaataccccaccacacctaggaatgcccggacttgtttcttgcgatgtggtcggggccaattttggatggcctctaacttgttcagttggggttttaccaaaccttttcccacaatgtagccaagatatttggcctccgtaaaccctacagcacacttagcagggttagctgtaaggccagctcgcctgaaggtattgagcactgcctccaccttcgaggtgggtttcccagtctggggtatgaatgaccacatcgtccaggtaggcagcagcataatgattatgggggtgtagtagcttatccatgaggcgctgaaaggtagctggggccccatgtagtccaaaagggaggacagtgcggctttagcctgttctggtttgacacatacacacacaccccgccccaacccgccttaccccacaaaaagctgccattttgcaactgtcatgggccggcagcagctgtaatcaaacttgggacctctggagcttcacacgtgagcctctgctgtagggttctcaacctatttcgcattgggggctgcatatgccgtgctctgcgttctgtgggctgtagctacacaagatgtaataccagggccgggatagatatacctggggggggggcggggggtgaatgagccggtttctgtccaagagtctggattgctctgggctgctgatcccggcaaggtcattgtgaatccctgcgctgagtgctgaaggtggcctgggaaaagcatgtgtggggcgggggaggggtgtctatgttaatcccggctgaaataagtggccatgcccttgctagggcagcgcttacagtgcacccctcagcgacccggctccattttgaactctttttggccaggactgtggcccctggcgactctgcccactttaagcctggcctgagctgggcccacagaacagctgcagtgtcagcagcgtgtccccctctgggctgctgggctgcagtgcagggggcagcatgcctggcgtggggcacacagcagctctgtgccctgggcccctctcacctggcgctcatctgaggggggcagagccctgccggaggctgcccagctgctgtctttgtgtgggtgagcgggcactgccctccggctggtggtagtgactgtggacggggggagctgggacagagggggttgctccgagcagcactccctttgcagcggtgcagcgcggggagagaggaggcagctccttccccaccacagggagcgctccagccggccctgacccgcccgggacccgggagccaggacatcggagccgcaatctttgaatggtttttaccatgcagctgggtccccgctgtgtgctaatcgggccggctgcagagatggagacagtggccgggccgggggagaggtgaatggtgggcttcaccccatCTCCAGAGACTTGCCCCCcgcccatgctgagcccctttgaacatccagccatgccctgcggtgcctacctgggagctgagctcttctgaaaatctggcccagtagttgagccctctgaaaactctggccttagcgtctaagggtaacattttcaagagtggctaagtcacttaagtgcctaaatcccagtgacttctagtgggatttaggcacttgtgaaactctctcctggtctcatgtccagcggtttctgtcccctgcagggttccagtccagctctctcctgcttctgtctgcgctgtccatgatggcgctcctttgcgtagcccccgtgcagggcaacggggccctggcccacaagaaggtcgagaggggtgagtagagaacccgtcggagagcttctatcatctgccatatccgagatcagggcatcgtgggcctgattctgctcctctcccccatgccggggtcacccctagatccacttatccactgaatgcaccttccagcccccccgtcAGCGCTGGGCCCCAAGgaacgctgagttctccgaagggatcgcaaggccggcctgcgctagtgaccccactactcccattcgcaggcctccagcgcctgggaatgggccagccggggtgggggaggtgctgctcgactggctgtttgctttccacagcttcgttatccctttctccggtaacggctgccaagcccccggcagtgactgaagagcgctggtgccaaccgcagggcagcgtgtgggaaccaggcacccgcccccaaattggctgggagttctacccttctatctcaccaactcctatactagggctagccccggctaacagctggggatctctcgctcatgcctagaagccttgcccccagagtccaggcagcagggagagccagttcctccttgtcaggggttttcattcccttctccccacacctccagcggctctgggagctgctcaggggcttgcccaggcaggccaggggccgaaccagctccagaggtggccctgagcccctgcccccgcagagctcagcagctcctccccctcggctcagctatgggggtggggcacacagggggattgtctggggggtaggggagctgggggggctcaggctcgagggatgaccctggggaggggaggagcagtataaccacagtgctttcattctaccaggatagttcaggacaatttccgccccaaagacaagcccctcgataggatgtctggaattttcaaaggcaccacagggagttgggtgcctaaatcccactgaattccaatcacagtcgggtgtcaaactcccttaggctctttgaaaactcccatttaaattgtcactgatgggtttcataattgacattcgctgagatggatctggcagcgtctcccccaccctcgccaaatgatttcttcagcagtacggactcaggaaggatacagagccttggtttacacttgattcatctcttcaaggtttcttcaaaaccagcagagcaagaaactattcttattttattttattggtaaaatgaaagtgtaagatctggagccggattctgtggccaggaatggccggggcggattgtgtggctgtagtattgtgaaatacacaggacctgcctctaaaaacccagcctccagttaccccaggctgatttgattgagctagctagcgcgcgctctctctctctccctcccctcccccccgcccccttaacctgatgttcgtggcatttcagggttccccaaagactgcagcaacatccccagggacagccccagcggggtccatgtcatccagccggcaggctctccccctcgagtggtgtggtgtgacatggacaccgaaggcaaaggctggaccgttgtccagagaaattcttacaacacagagatcacctggaaggagtcctggagcacctacaagtacggctttgggaacgtgcagcaggattactggctgggcaacgagtacctgtccctgctcacgcggcagaacatctacaaggtccgctttgtcgtggaggacaaatccaacaacacccgctacgcagagtacgacatcttcagtgtcgaggatgagcccagcgggtacccgctgaggctgggcaggtactctggggacggcgaggactatctcaccacctaccactccggcctggggggcatacacgacaacatgaagttcagcacgactgacaaggatcaggaccagaccagtgggaattgcgcaagtagctatggaggctggtggtacgacaagtgtcagaacgtcctgctcaatgggaaaggcttcatctactgggcagggttctgtaagagtggggagtgcaggtcttccctcatcctggttaagccaacagacgtgtgctgggtccggcaggaggagcccatcctccttgggagacggcgccgctgagaaggggagacaatattagatcagacacggcgcgccagcccccacctaatcagtgcagtccctgcaatgcctctactctgctcactcccttcctgttggcttctgcatggtaaatcccctggaataaatgctgagagccgaccccgccggtgcgttcgaatgacacgaaaagcatgattggtgtgtataactggacccccgcttccactctgcctcgctggaagccatgtcactcactacgactttagacccacattaacctctgcttctcccagccctgccactgccccttggcattagtgatcaatgaatcatgacactggatttctagcaactgtcattgagcgtttcaatgggggatgactcaaagccaggactttacatctgaattctgcatgtattagcagtggtgagtttaggttcaaaaacctggcctctgtgtttttaataaatatggttattacatgagaaaacattgcaacagtaattagttgctgatgaaccactgagattagatagacgtgcaacgaaaccacacaataaagatattggtgtccctcttcaacccaaggggctagtcaaagtttggggccctggggatgttccagtggggagcagaaattggcaatggagtctggtaattttttgatgtcttgtttattgacaaggaacatacagagtcctgcttctccaaacacagcaggaaccaacagcagggattagcctc belongs to Chrysemys picta bellii isolate R12L10 unplaced genomic scaffold, ASM1138683v2 scaf2726, whole genome shotgun sequence and includes:
- the LOC135980334 gene encoding fibrinogen-like protein 1-like protein, which encodes MMALLCVAPVQGNGALAHKKVERGFPKDCSNIPRDSPSGVHVIQPAGSPPRVVWCDMDTEGKGWTVVQRNSYNTEITWKESWSTYKYGFGNVQQDYWLGNEYLSLLTRQNIYKVRFVVEDKSNNTRYAEYDIFSVEDEPSGYPLRLGRYSGDGEDYLTTYHSGLGGIHDNMKFSTTDKDQDQTSGNCASSYGGWWYDKCQNVLLNGKGFIYWAGFCKSGECRSSLILVKPTDVCWVRQEEPILLGRRRR